ACCGCGCTGCTGGTGGCGGGGAAGGTTAAGGCGAAGTAAGTCAATTTCCCCCCTCACCCCGGCCCTCTCCCCAAAGGGGCGAGGGTGAAAAGACAGCACCGAGCCGTCCCCTCTCCCCTGTGGGGAGAGGGTTAGGGTGAGGGGACATCAGGCTACGCCGATGTCTGAACCCGTCTTCTCGAATCCATTGAAATCAACACTACCGACGACACAATCAATAGCGTCCCCAGCCAGTCCGGCAGGGTGAACGCCACCCCCAGCAAAATCACCGACAGCAGCGCGCTGCTCAGCGGCTCGGCGCAGCTCAGAATGCTCGCCTTCGGCCCGCCGATCATCTGTGCGCCTTTCAGATACAGGCTGAACGTCAGCGCCGTGCCAATCACCACGAGGTAGAAAAACGCCAGCAGCAGGCTGCCGTCAATCACAAAGGTGGTCCCGCGTCCGGCGTAGAACGGCGTCAGCATTAGCCCGGCGATCAGCATGCTCCAGCCGACAATCGGCAGCGTGCCGTAGCGGGCGATCAGCGTTGACGGATAGGTGGTGTAAAACGCGGCGGCAAACGCCGAGGCGATGCCGAAGAACAGCGCGGCAGGCGAGATGGAGAGCGAGGTCGGGTCGCCGTGAGTGACCAGCAGGAAGGTGCCGACAAGCGACGTCATGATGGCCGACAGCACAAACAGGCCGGGACGCTTTTTCCGCGCCAGGGCGAACCAGGCCACGATAATGGTCGGCGAGAGAAACTGCAGCACGGTAGCGGTCGCAGCGTTGGATTTTTCAATCGTCAGCAGGAAGGTGAGCTGCACGGTGAGCGCGCCGACCAGCGAGAAAATCAGCAGGCTGAGGGCGTCTTTGCGATGTTTGATGACCGAGAAAATCTTATCGCCGTGCACGAAAGAAAGCGTCAGCAGGATCACGCCGGTAAACAGCAGGCGAACCATGGTCAGGTAAGGCGAAGAAATGTGGCTTTTCTCCATGATGTACTGCGCGCAAACGCCGGAACTGCCCCATAAAACGGCGGCGATCAGGACGTTTAGCATCCCTTTACGTGTGGAACCCATTTTCTCCCCTGCGATGTTGTCGTTAATTCGGTCAACAGCATAGCATGGTTGCGTGCGGCCTGATGCCCTCACCCCGGCCCTCTCCCACGGGGAGAGGGAGCAAACACTAAAAACGGCAACTTGCGTTGCCGTTTTGCTTCTACCTTGCCTAGAACCACGCCTCCCACATCGCGCCGACGTTGAAGTCGTCGAGCGTTTCGTCTTTGGTGTTGTTTACGCGCGCGGTGCGTTCGTTATCCACCTTGCCGCCGGTCACGTAGAAGCGCAGCATCGGGCGGAACTCCGGCCCCATGGCGATAGACATGTTCTGGGACAGGGTCAGCTTCCAGCCCTTGTTGTCGCCACCGTTGTCGTAATCAACATGCTGCCAGCCCGCTTCCAGCCAGGTGGAGTGAACGTCGTTCCACCAGTGCATTGGTCGCACGATGGCGTTGTAGTTTTTGCGGTTGTCGGTCTTATCGCGGCTGTTGTCGTAGTCGTGGAAGGCGAGGATGTACTCCACCTGCGTGGCCTGGGTGAATTTGTATAGCCCTTCGAAGCTGGCGTAGACCGTGGTCAGATCCTCGGTTTTGTTGAACACGCTGTTGTCCGCGTTATCGGAGTAGCGGGCGATCACCTTGTTCACGCCGCTGTCGTTGGTGTGGCTCAACACCACGCCGCCTTGCCACGCGTTCAGACGCTCGTCGCTCTCCACCGCCTTGGAGTCAAAGCCGTAGTTGGCGTACAGCTCCATGTCGATCGGGCCAAGCTTCATGCCGTGGATTTTTGAGGTCGCGGCGTAGTTGCCTTTGTCGCCCGTGCCGGAACCGCCGGTACAGGTGATGCGCGACGGGTTGGCTTCATCTTCCATCACTTCCGGGCTACAGGATTCCACCGCCGCCACGGCGGCCACGTCGAACTGCACGCCGCCGATGTCGAAGTTCTTCACCCCGGCGCCCTGGCCGTCGTGGTTCATCCAGAAGTAGTCGTTGATGCCCTGCTGCGGACGCTGGTGGAAGTCACGACCTGCCCAGAAATAGGCGTTCGGGTTGGAGGCCATAATGTTGGTCACCCCCGCGTAGGCTTTTTTCAGGTTAACTTCGTCGCCCCAGTGGTCGATCATCACGTTAACGTCCCAGATGGCCCCGTTTTCACCCTTGAAGGCCTTGGAGAGCTGGAATTCCCCGCCGTTGCCTTCGTTGCCCAGACGACCAATGGCGGACGCGCCGTTGTACGAGCCGTCCACCGCGACGTATTTCTGATCGGCGGCCTGGAAGTGCGCGCCGTAGCGGGCGTAGCCGGTAAATTTAATTCCGAACGGGATCGCCATATCCGGAGATTGCGCCGCGCTTTGCGGCTCGGTCACCACGTCCGCTTTTTTCGCGACCGCCGCATCCATTTTAGCCTGACGTTCGGCCAGGGCTTTATCCACCGCTTTCGCCACAATGGCGTCGATTTGCTCCTGGGTGAATTCCTGTGCGAGCACGGAAATTGGGCAAAGCGCGGCGATAACCGCCATGGTTAATGGAAGTTTTTTAATCGTATTCATGGTTATCTCAATATAGTTTAATTTTATTCAGACAATAACCATCCCGCTCCGATCTGACAGAGTATGTCGCTATCATCAGAACAAGTGGATCTCTATTTAGGGTACAGAGGTATTACAATAATTATTTCGCCATAGACTATCTCTGATATAAATGAATAATTTCTTCGGACAGTTCACGCGCTAATAAGGAGTTCATTAAATGATCCTGCGCGTGCACCATAATTAACGTCATCGGCTGGCGGCCTTCGCCCGCATCCTGCTCGATCAGTTTGGTCTGCATCTTGTGCGCCTGGCGCGCGTAGCCGTCGGCTTCGCGCAGCAGGCTTTTGGCTTCGTCAATATTGCCCTGGCGCGCCGCGTGCAGCGCTTCAAAGCACAGGCTGCGGGACTGTCCGGCATTGACGATAATTTCCATTACGGCTTCTTCTAATGCGATCATCATCATTACTCTTTTTCAAAACTATTATTTAACGCGGTAGCGGCAAACCACTCTCCGCTTTTCTTAATGGTGCGTTTCTGCGTCTCTAAATCGAGCTGGATAAATCCGTAGCGATTTTTATACGCGTTGCACCACGACCAGTTATCAATAAACGTCCACATATGGTAGCCGAGACAATTGCACCCTTCGCTAATACCCTTATGCAGCCAGGCTAAATGTTCGGAAATAAACTCGATGCGGTATTGATCGTTAATCTGGCCATTTTCAATAAACCGCTGCTCGTTTTCGACGCCCATGCCGTTTTCAGAAATAAAGCAGCGAGGGTTGCCGTAATTGTCGCGCAGGTTAACCAGAATATCGTAAATACCCGGCTCGTAGATTTCCCAGCCACGGTACGGGTTCATCTTGCGGCCCGGCATCTCGTAATTATCGAAGAACCACTCCGGCATAAACGGCGCCTGCGGGTTCACCGCGCTGTCGCGACACTTCACGCGACGCGGCTGATAGTAGTTCACGCCGAGCAGGTCGATTTTCCCTTCCGCAATCAGGAAACCGTCTTCCGGTTTACAGGCGGGTAATTGATCGCAGGATTTCAGCAGCGCTACGAGATCTGCCGGGTATTCGCCGCGCAGGACCGGGTCAAGGAAGCTGCGATTAAACATCAGATCCGCGATGTGCGCCGCCTTCACGTCCGCCGGGTTCTGCGAACGCGGGTACGACGGCGTCAGGTTTAGCACGATGCCAATCTCCCCCGCGTAATGCCCGGCGCGGTAGGCCTGCACCGCCTTCGCATGGGCCAGCACGGTGTGATACGCCACGGTGGCTGCCCGACGAAAATCCACCACGTTCGGGTAGTGGAAGTCGTACAGATAACCGCCTTCCACCGGCACGATCGGCTCGTTGAAGGTAAACCAGTGCAGCACGCGATCGCCGAACAGCTCAAAGCAAATCTGCGCATAGCGGGCGTAGGCGTCCACCACGTCGCGGTTTTCCCAGCCGCCGATCTCCTGCATCGCCATCGGCATGTCGAAATGGAACAGGGTCATAAACGGCGTGATGCCCTGTTCATTCAGCTCATCAATGACCTGATTGTAAAAATCGACCGCTTCCGGGTTCACTTCACCGATACCGTCGGGGATCAGGCGCGCCCAGCTAATCGAGGTGCGAAAGCTGTTGTGGTTCAGCTGCTTTAACAGCTGAATATCCGTTTTCCAGTGCTGATAAAACGTGGAGGTCTGCTGCGGCCCCACGCCGTTGTGAAAACGGTTTGGCTCGCGGGAAAACCAGTAATCCCACGTGGTTTCCCCCTCTCTTGCCCCTTCCGTCTGGAGAGCGGAGCTTGCGCTGCCCCACCAGAAGTTATCGGGAAATGTGTATTTCATGACTCTTCCTCTTTGACTTAATTGCTGGCGGTCTCGGCGGCGCCGACGGTTGCCTGGGCCTTCTGCTCTTCGTTTTTGATGAGCGTACGCTCATAGGCGCGCAGGAACGGCAGGTACATCAGCGCGGACATCACCATACAGACCAGGCACATCACCACGGGGCTCAGCGCCCAGTTTGCCGCCCACGAGGCGCCAATCGGTGCAGGGGTGGTCCACGGGGTCAACGAGACGACCTGCGCCAGCCAGCCGAGTTTGGTTGCCGCGTACGCCAGGCAGGCGTTGACCAGCGGAACGAACACGAACGGGATAAACAGCATCGGGTTCATGATGATCGGCGCGCCGAACAGAATCGGTTCGTTGATGTTGAAGAAGCTTGGCACCACGCCCATTTTGCCGATGGTGCGCAGGTGGGTAACGCGGCTGCGCAGCAGCAGGAACGCCAGCGGCAGCGTGGAGCCTACGCCGCCAATCAGCAGGTAGTGATCCCAGAAGCCCTGGAGGTAAACGTGCGGCAGCGCCGCGCCGGCCGCCAGCGCCGCCTGGTTTGCCGAGAGGTTCGCCATCCAGAACGGGTTCATGATGCCGGTGACGATCAGCGAGCCGTGAATACCGGCGAACCAGAAGATCTGGCACAGCAGCACGGAGAGCAGAATGGCGGGCAGGGAGTCAGAGGCGGACACCAGCGGCTCCAGCAGGTGCATGATCGCCTGCGGTATGATCATTCCGGTCTGCGCTTCAATGAACAGGTTCAGCGGGTGCAGCGTGCCGATCACCACCATCACCGGGATCAGGATTTCAAACGAGCGCGCCACGCCGGTTGGTACTTCCTTCGGCAGGCGAATGGTCACGTTGTTCTGCTTCAGCCACGCGTAAACGCGGGTGGCGTAAATGGCGGTGATCAGGGCGGTGAAGATGCCCTGGCCGGAGAGATACTGGGTCGAGATCTTGCCGTCGGCATACGGCGCGGCGACCAGCAGGAAGGCCATAAAGGCCAGCAGGCCGGACATCACCGGGTCGAGGTTAAACTGACGCCCCAGGCTCGCCCCAATTCCCACCGAAATGAAGAAGGTCATCACGCCCATGCTGAGGTTAAACGGCAGCATCAGCTGTTCACGATAGGTCTGGGAGAAATCCAGCCAGCCGCGGGCAAAGCTGTTGGTGGTATCCGCCGAGAAAGGCGGGAAGATGAACACCAGCATAAACGAGCCGATGATCATAAACGGCAGCGCGGCGGTAAAGCCGTCGCGGATGGCAATCACATACTTTTGCTGGCCCAGCTTGGCGGCCAGCGGGGTAATTGACTGCTCAATCACCGCGACCATGGATTGATATAACGAACTCATGTGAACACCTTTTAGTGTGCCGCTTCGATGAGCGACAGAGCATAGTCCAGTACTTTATCGCCACGCTGCATGCCGTAGTCCATCATATCGATGGGCTGCACCGGAATGCCTTTCGTAGCCGCCTTGTCTGAGAGTGTCTTTAACATGTATTTCACTTGCGGTCCGAGAAGGACAACCTGGTATTGCGGAAACTGCGTATCAAATTCGGAAACACCGTACGCATCAATCTTCACCGGCAAACCACGTTCTTTCGCGACATCGACCATTTTGCTGACCAACAGGCTGGTGGACATCCCGGCAGAGCAGCACAGCATAATCTTGAACATCGACAACCATCCTCTAAATGTAAAAAGTTATTGCGAGGATGATTGGACATTATACGGAAACCGGTTTCCATTCATAAAAGACAGAAGTGTGACAACCATCAAGATCCCTTACTTATGAGGCTAATTAACCGGATGTGGGTCACATAATTTGGCTGTTATGACATCATTTTGAGTAGAAACGGAAAATCGGTTTCCATGGAAAACGGAAACGGATATACTCCGTTCTGGCTATAATGTAAGCCGAAGCGGTGATGGAATTTGCAGGCGCGAGGTAAGCCTGCCAGGGGAAAGAGATGTCGACAATCAATGATGTATCACGTCTTGCCGGGGTGTCTAAAGCCACGGTATCGCGAGTGTTGAGTGGGTCGCGTGGCGTTAAGGAAGCCAGCCGTCAGGCCGTTCTGAAGGCCGTGGATGAGCTAAACTATCGTCCCAACGTGATTGCCCAGTCGCTGCTGAGCCAGTCGACGGGCTGCATTGGAGTCATTTGCGCGCAGGAAAATATTAACCAGACCACTGGTTATCTCTACGCGCTGGAAAAACAGCTCAGCCAGCATCAAAAACACCTCCTGCTGCGCTTCGCGCACAGCAAAGCGGAAGTGATGCACGCCCTTGAAGAACTCTCCTGCGGGCTCTGCGATGATATCCTGGTGATTGGCGCCCGTTTCCCGCTGGACGTGGAGATGGACAACGTCATTCTGGTGGACTGCATGGAGTCTGATAATTCCAACAGCATTCAGTTCGATCACGCCTTTGCCGCCGAAACCGCATGTAACTACCTCACCAGCCAGGGGCGTCGCCAGATTGCGCTGATCCACCCCCACGGCAGCGGTTTTGCCGACCAGGTGCTGCTCGGCTACAAGCACGCGCTGGAGAAAAATTTCCTGCCCTTTAATCGCAGCCTGGTCTTTATGGACGCGACTTCTTCATCCGTTGCGCTGCAGGAGCTGCTTAACAACGCCAGCACCCTGAATTTCAACGCGCTGCTGGTGGCGGACGAGCAGGAAGCCCAGCGGGTGATCCCGCAGCTGCAGGCGTTTAATAAATCGGTGCCGGACGACATCATGGTCTTCAGCCTGGCCGGATCGCTGCACCTGCCGGGCATTCCGGTGATCCCGGCAATTGAATATTCCATGGACGCGATGGCGGCGCGCATTGTGAGCTGGCTGACGGAGAAAACGCAGATGCTCGGGTCCTATGTTCTGCGCGGGGATTTGATCATTCCAGACGTGCGTAAGCGTTAAACATGTTGTGTAGGCCGGGTAAGGCGCAGCCGCCACCCGGCGAGAAGCACGTTTCCAGCTCTCAATAATCTTCCATACAATCCACCTGACCAATCGCCCCCCAGTAGGCATCCAGGTTGTCGCGCTTCACGGCGGTGATGGCATTTTTAATCAGCAGCTGATTGGCCTCGGACGACAAAATCATCTCCTGCCAGGCTTTATCGCTCTGCTTTTTCTGTGGCGTACAGGTTTTCTTAATATCTTTAAGGACCTGCTGCTTTATTTGCGCCTCTTTCGCGGGGTCATCCTTTTCCTGAGCATGGACAAACGCGGCGAAGAGCAGACAAACCAGCAGGCAGACCAGGTGCGCAGCTTTCATCAACAACCCCCTTTAGAAGTCACATGCTTCCCATGAAATATATCGTTACATTCAGTGTAGCGACGCCAGCCGAAAGTATGAATTTTCTCTTCACCGCCTGTCATGAACTTCCCGGCAAGCGCTACTGAATACCGCCCCCCAGCGACTGCCACAGCGTGATGCGGTTTTCCAGGTCGGTTTGCTGCAGCGCGATCAGCGATTCCTGCGCCGACCACAGCGACCGCTGCGCGGTCAGTACCGTCAGATAATCCCCCGCGCCCGCCCTATAGCTTCGCGTTGCCACATCCAGCGTTTTTTGCTCCGCCGCGACGTATTCGCGCTGGGCGTCGAGCTGTTCGCTCAGGGTTTCTCGTCGCGCCAGCGCGTCGGCCACGTCCTTAAACGCGCTCTGGATGGCTTTCTCATAGGTGGCGATCAGCCCTTTCTTCTCCGCTTCCGCGTAGCGCAGCTGCGCCAGGTTGTTCCCGCCGCTAAACAGCGGCAGGGTGATGGACGGCGCAAACGACCAAACCTTCATCCCGTGGCTGAACAGGGAGGAGAGCGAGTCGCTGCCGACGCCCGCGCTGGCGGTGAGTGAAATGGTCGGGAAGAAGTTGGCGCGCGCCGCGCCGATGTTGGCGTTGGCGCTCAGCAGGTTATGTTCCGCCTCCTGAATATCCGGACGACGCAGCAGGGTGCTGGAGCTGACGCCCGCCGGGATCAGCGTGATGGCGTTGTCGCTCAGGCTCTCCAGCGTGCCGGGCAGCAGCTTGTCCGGCACCGTATCGCCCGCCAGCAGATTAAGGGCATTTTTGTCCTGCATCACCAGCGTCCGGTAGCTTGCGACGCTGGCGCGCGCCTGCTGGTACACCGCTATTGCCGAGCTGACGTCCGTCGCCGCCGCCACGCCCACTTCCTGCTGGCGCTTCACAATCTTCAGCGAGTTTGCCGCGCTCTCCATGGTGGATTTTGCCAGCGCCAGGTTGCTGTTATCCGCCGCCAGCGTCACCCAGGCCGTGGTCAGCTCGCTGACCATCGTCAGGCGCGTGTTCTGCGCGGTGAACTCGCTGGCAAGCCAGGTTTCACGCGCGGCGCGGGAGAGGCTCTGGTTGCGGCCAAACAGATCCAGCTCGAAGCTGGAGACCGCGCCGTTGGCTTCATCGCTTGTCGCGACGCCGCTTGCCAGCGTGCGGCTGCGGGTGTGGCTCAGCTCGGCGTCCACCGTCGGGAACAGGGACGAGCGCGTTTCACCGTACTGGGCGCGGGCGGCGTCGATATCGGCAATCGCTTTTTGCACGTCGCGGTTGCTGTTAAGCGCCATCGTCACCACGCTTTTCAGCCGCGCATCGTTCATTACCTGCTGCCACTGGCTCACCATGGCGGTGGCTTCGCCGTGCGCGCCGGGCAAGGTTGCCGGGACGGGCGCGTCCGGGCGTTGATACGTTGGATCTAACGACACACAACCCGCGCTCAGCAGGGCTAGCGCTAAAACAGATACACGAAACATTATGACCTCCGGTTCGCGTGTTTACCGGAGAACAGTCGTTTCACCAGTACAAAGAATAAGGGGACGAAGAAGATCGCCAGCAGCGTCGCGGCCAGCGTCCCGCCGATAATGCCGGTACCAATTGCCACGCGGCTGTTGGCGCCTGCACCGGTTGCCACGGCCAACGGCGTAACCCCTGCGATAAACGCCAGCGAGGTCATGATGATCGGCCGCAGACGCGTCTGGGCGGCACGCAGTGCGGCGCGCGTCAGAGAGTACCCTTCAGCGACTTTGGCTTCGGCAAACTCGACAATCAGGATCGCGTTCTTCGACGACAGGCCGATAGTGGTGAGCAGCGCCACCTGGAAGTAAACGTCGTTGTTCAGGCCGCGCAGCGAGGCGGCCATGGCCGCGCCCAGCACGCCAAGCGGGATCACCAGGATGACCGAAATCGGCACCGACCAGCTCTCATACAGCGCTGCCAGGCACAGGAACACCACCAGGATGGAGAGGGCATACAGGCTCATCGCCTGACCGCTCGCCAGTTTTTCCTGCAACGACAAACCGCTCCACGCCCAGGTGCTGCCGGACGGTAGGCTGTTTGCCAGCTGCTCCATTTTGCCCATCGCCGTGCCGGAGCTGGCGCCGCTGGCGTTTTCACCCTGAATCTCATACGCCGCCGAGCCGTTGTAGCGCACCAGGCTTTCCGGGCCGTACTCCCAGCGGGTGGTGGCAAAGGCGGAGAACGGGGTCATGGTGCTGTCACTGCCGCGCACAAACCATTTGTTGAGATCCGACGGCACGGCGCGGGTGTCGCTGTCGCCCTGGATGTAGACCTTTTTCACGCGGCCGCGATCGATAAAATCGTTCACGTAGGTCCCGCCCCAGGCGCTGGAAAGGGTGTTGGTAACGTCGCTCAGGGACAGCCCCAGCGACACGGCCTTGTTGTTATCGATATCCACCTGAAGCTGCGGCATCTGCGGCAGATCGTTGGCGCGCACGGCGTGCAGCGAGCTGTCCTGATTGGCCTCGCCAATCAGCTGGTTACGCAGCTTCAGCAGCGCGTCGCGGTCGGTGCCGCCGCTGGCCATCAGCTCAAAGGTAAAGCCGTTGCTCTGGCCCAGGCCGTCCACCGCGGGCGGCGTCATGGCAAAGATGGTCGCATCGCGGATGGTGCTCAGCTCCTGCGTGGCGCGCAGGGCGATGGCCTGAGCGGTATTCTCATCGCCTTTACGTTCGGACCAGTTTTTCAGGGAGACAAACGCCATCCCGGCGTTCTGGCCGCTGCCGCTGAAGCTGAAGCCCTCAATGGTGAAAATAACGTTGGTGTTGGCTTTCTCTTTGGTGAGGAACCACTCGCGCACCTGGCGGCTGACTTCGGCGGTACGCACCGTCGTCGCACCGGCCGGCAGGGTGTACTGCACCATGATTTCACCCTGGTCTTCCGTCGGCAGGAAGCTGCCCGGCAGCTTAAGCATGGCGAAGCCCATCGCGCCGCAGAGCAGGGCGTAGATGACCAGCATGCCGCCGGAACGGCGCAGGGCGCGCAGGACCTTGTTCTGATAGCCGCGCTCGGTCCTGCTGTAGAAGCGGTTAAACGCGCCGAAGAAGCCCTTTTTGTGCGGCGTCGTGTGGCTCAGGATCGAGCCGCAGAGTGCGGGCGTCAGTGTCAACGCCACCACCACGGAGAGGAACATCGCCGAAATGATGGTGACCGAGAACTGACGGTAAATCACCCCGGTGGATCCGCCGAAGAAGGCCATCGGCAGGAATACCGCAGAGAGCACCAGCGCAATGGCAACCAGCGCGCCGGAGATTTCGCCCATCGATTTTTCGGTGGCTTCCCGCGCGGGCAGGCCTTCGTCGCGCATAATACGCTCGACGTTTTCCACCACCACGATGGCATCATCCACCAAAAGCCCGATCGCCAGCACCATCGCAAACAGCGTCAGGGTATTGATGGAGTAGCCGAACAGCGCCAGCACGCCGAAGGTGCCCAGCAGAACGACGGGCACCGCCAGCGCCGGGATCAGCGTCGCGCGGATGTTTTGCAGGAACAGGTACATCACCACCACCACGAGGATAATGGCTTCGAACAGGGTCTGAATCACGTCCTCAACGGAGATCTTGATGAACTCGGTGCTGTCTTTCGGGTAGGCCACGTCGTAGCCTTCCGGCATCGACTTTTTGAACTCGGCGATCTTGTCTTTTACCGCCGTCGCCGTGTTGAGCGCGTTCGCGCCCGGTGAGAGCATCACCGCCATACCCGCCGCCGGGTGGCCGTTGAGCTTCGCGGTGGCGGTATAGTCTTCGCTGCCCATCTCCACGCGGGCAACGTCGCTGATGCGCACCACCGCGCCGCTGGACTGGCTCTTCACAATGATGTTTTTAAACTGATCGACCGTCTGCAGGCGCGACTGGGCGCGGACGGTGGCGGTCAGCTGCTGGGCGTTCGACGAGGGCAGCGCGCCGATTTTACCGGCGGAAACCTGCACGTTCTGGGCTTCAATCGCGCTCTGCACGTCGGACGGCATCAGCGAGTAGGACGCCAGCTTCGCCGGGTCGAGCCAGATGCGCATCGCGTATTCCGCACCGAACACCTGCAGGCTGCCAACGCCCTCCACGCGCGCCAGCGGGTCCTGCATATTGCTCACCAGCCAGTCGGCGATATCCGAGCTGCTGGCGGCGTCGGTTTTGTCGTACACGCCCATGATCAGCAGGAAGTTGCTCTGCGATTTCTCGACGGTAATGCCGGACTGCTGCACCTCGGTCGGCAGGCGCGATTCTGCCTGCTGAACCTTGTTCTGCACCTGCACCTGGGCGGTGTCCGGGTCGGTTCCCTGCTCGAAGGTGACGGTAATGCTCACCGACCCGTCCGAGCTGCTGGTGGAGGTGAAGTAGAGCAGGTTATCCAGCCCGGTCAGCTGCTGCTCGATCACCTGCGTCACGCTGTTTTCCAGCGTCTGCGCGGAGGCACCGGTGTAGGTGGCGGAGATTTTGATCGACGGCGGGGCGATGTCCGGGTATTGCGCCACCGGCAGCGTGCGGATCGCCAGCATCCCGGCGAGCATGATAAGAATGGCGATAACCCAGGCAAAGACCGGGCGACGCACGAAGAAGCGGGAAAACATCAGGCTTTTCCTCCCGCAGCTTTCATCTCTTCGGCCTTCACTTCCTGCCCGGGAGTCACTTTGTCGGTACCTTCCACAATCAGCCTGTCGCCCGCCTTCAGGCCGCTCAGCACCAGCCATTTGTCGCCGTAGGTGTCGCCCGTCTCCAGCTGACGCTGCTCGACCTTATTGCTGGCATTCACCACCAGCGCGGTGGCGGTGCCTTTGGCGTCGCGGGTGATGCCCTGTTGCGGTGCCAGGATCGCGTCGTTCATGATGCCTTCATCTACCCTGGCGCGAACGAACATCCCCGGCAGGAGCTGGTGCTGCGAATTCGGGAAGACGGCGCGCAGCGTGACCGAGCCGGTTGATTCATCCACCGCCACTTCGGTTAACGCCAGACGGCCTTTCTCGCCGTAGGTGCTGCCGTCTTCGAGGATTAAGGACACGCTTAACGTATCGCTATTTGTGGCAAGGGTTTGCTTGCGTAAACGCAGCAGATCGGCGCTGGAACGCGTGAGATCGACGTACATGCTGTCCAGTCCGCGAACGGTGGCAAGCGCGGTATCCTGCTGCGCGGTCACCAGCGCGCCGGGCGTGACGGAGGAGATGCCGATGCGTCCGGCAATCGGCGCGGTCACGGTGGTCCAGTTGAGGTTAATGCGCGCGCTCTCCTGTGCGGCCTTCTTTGACTCGACGCTGGCCTTGTCCTGCGCGCAGGTGGACTGTGCGTCCTCTGCGTCCTGGCGCGACACGCCCTCGTCTTTCACCAGCTGCGCATAGCGCCGGGCCTTCTGGCAGTCGGCCGCTACCAGCGCCTGAGCCTGCTTCAGCGCCGCGGCGGCTTCATCAAACGCCGCGCGGTAGCTGGAAGGGTCAATTTGATACAGCGCCTGCCCGGCTTTCACGGTATCGCCTTCGGCGAACAGCCGCTTCTGGATAATGCCGCCCACCTGCGGGCGCACTTCGGCGCTCATGGCGGCGGTGGTGCGGCCGGTCAGCTCGCTGACGACGGACACCGGCTGGCTCATGAGGGTGACAATCCCCACATCCGGAAGAGGACGCTGGGGAGCAGATGTTTGCGCATTATCGCACCCGGTCAGGAGAAATAATGCCGCGATGGAGGTTGTTATGTTTTTCATAATCTTTTTCCAGGGTGAACGACGCCTGCCCCGTTAATGGCTCAACGGGGAGGAGGGCTATTTAAAGGCACAGCGATACCGCATCTCCGGCTGAGCCAGAAATGTAAAAAAGGGGAATTACTTATTCCCGCTAATTATTCATATGCGATTACTTCGCAGAGAAAAGCATATTTAAAATATCCTGATAAAGGGGTTCTAATTGTTCTGACGGGACTTTTAAGGGGGTTAATCGACGATAAAT
This region of Enterobacter asburiae genomic DNA includes:
- a CDS encoding efflux RND transporter periplasmic adaptor subunit yields the protein MKNITTSIAALFLLTGCDNAQTSAPQRPLPDVGIVTLMSQPVSVVSELTGRTTAAMSAEVRPQVGGIIQKRLFAEGDTVKAGQALYQIDPSSYRAAFDEAAAALKQAQALVAADCQKARRYAQLVKDEGVSRQDAEDAQSTCAQDKASVESKKAAQESARINLNWTTVTAPIAGRIGISSVTPGALVTAQQDTALATVRGLDSMYVDLTRSSADLLRLRKQTLATNSDTLSVSLILEDGSTYGEKGRLALTEVAVDESTGSVTLRAVFPNSQHQLLPGMFVRARVDEGIMNDAILAPQQGITRDAKGTATALVVNASNKVEQRQLETGDTYGDKWLVLSGLKAGDRLIVEGTDKVTPGQEVKAEEMKAAGGKA